Proteins encoded in a region of the Rutidosis leptorrhynchoides isolate AG116_Rl617_1_P2 chromosome 9, CSIRO_AGI_Rlap_v1, whole genome shotgun sequence genome:
- the LOC139869287 gene encoding uncharacterized protein, whose protein sequence is MSDDSYVSSASITKISSLEFNNPLYLHPSDTSGASLITQKLKGTENYNFLKLMQFLMGLDDVYVPIRSQILTSDPVPTVKTAFSIISTGSHIECILHQCFELIGYPPGYIKKPFNQGAHRINSNNCISDKHDTSATNVQLTSEQIMKLLSFVNEKPAYSQMESNMSGWIIDSAANQHMVSNSQNLNNIIDVTDLNLTVNHPNGTVAKILQMGNLKLSDTIELYDVLDLIHQRLMGSGSKFDGLYFFDETLHGKMFKCNMIYTNLSKHKLWHERLGHPANQALNELSDKLGFSKVNDNTEPCDTCHKFGKIIKSIRSDNGTEFLNNKMIEFIKNKGIIHQTSCTYTPQQNGIAERKHRLLSSVLNGKCPYELIYGKCPNLSHLRTFGCLCFATVLNNHDKFSSRALKCVFLGYSNFQKGYKLFCLDDKSFVFSRDVKFYENIFPFKLDSIFKTGFTEDNVNYQNFFDCYDEFTDISKQNTFTDNLESTDFVSPNDEGRDSTKDDGNHTLLIGSSESSSNGVPATSNDDGIETQTVSEGNQNDNINNFFPQLRRSSRQTKTPSKFKDFILNHNVKYSLNNYLNYSKLGSENYCFVTSLNKGHEPNSFI, encoded by the exons ATGTCTGATGATAGTTATGTTAGTTCTGCTAGTATCACTAAGATTAGTAGTTTAGAGTTTAATAATCCACTTTATTTACATCCTAGTGATACCTCTGGTGCATCTCTTATTACTCAAAAATTAAAAGGTACTGAAAATTATAAT TTTTTAAAGCTTATGCAATTCTTAATGGGTCTTGATGATGTATATGTTCCTATTAGAAGTCAAATTCTCACTTCTGATCCTGTTCCTACTGTTAAAACTGCTTTTTCTATTATATCTACGGGGAGTCACATAGAATGCATACTTCATCAA TGTTTTGAATTAATTGGTTACCCTCCTGGCTATATTAAGAAACCATTTAATCAAGGTGCACATAGGATTAATAGCAATAACTGTATTAGTGATAAACATGATACTAGTGCTACTAATGTTCAACTTACTAGTGAACAGATTATGAAGCTACTTAGTTTTGTTAATGAGAAACCTGCTTACAGTCAAATGGAGTCAAACATGTCAG GATGGATAATTGATTCAGCGGCAAATCAACACATGGTTTCTAATTCTCAAAActtaaataatattattgatgttACTGATTTGAACTTAACTGTTAATCATCCAAATGGTACTGTTGCTAAAATTTTACAAATGGGGAACTTAAAACTGTCTGACACTATTGAACTGTATGATGTGTTG GATTTAATTCATCAAAGACTAATGGGGTCTGGTAGTAAATTTGATGGTCTTTACTTTTTTGATGAAACTTTACATGGTAAGATGTTTAAGTGCAACATGATATATACTAATTTGTCTAAACATAAACTTTGGCATGAAAGGTTAGGTCATCCTGCTAATCAAGCTTTAAATGAATTAAGTGATAAACTTGGTTTTAGTAAAGTCAATGATAACACTGAACCCTGTGATACCTGTCATAAG TTTGGTAAAATAATCAAAAGTATTAGAAGTGATAATGGCACTGAATTTTTGAATAACAAAATGATTGAGTTTATTAAAAACAAAGGAATTATTCATCAAACCTCTTGTACATACACACCCCAACAAAATGGTATAGCTGAAAGGAAACATAG GCTTCTTTCTTCTGTCTTAAATGGCAAATGTCCCTATGAATTGATTTATGGAAAATGTCCTAATCTCTCCCATTTAAGGACTTTTGGTTGTCTTTGTTTTGCAACTGTTTTAAACAATCATGACAAGTTTTCTAGTAGAGCTTTAAAATGTGTTTTCTTAGGTTATTCTAATTTTCAAAAAGGTTATAAATTGTTTTGCTTGGATGATAAAAGTTTTGTTTTTTCAAGAGATGTTAAGTTTTATGAAAACATTTTCCCTTTCAAATTAGATTCTATTTTTAAAACTGGTTTTACTGAAGATAATGTGAATTATCAAAACTTTTTTGACTGTTATGATGAGTTTACTGATATTTCTAAACAAAATACTTTTACTGATAATCTTGAGTCAACTGATTTTGTAAGTCCTAATGATGAAGGGAGAGACAGTACTAAGGATGATGGCAACCATACCTTACTTATTGGTTCATCTGAATCATCAAGTAATGGTGTACCTGCAACTTCCAATGATGATGGTATTGAGACACAAACTGTCTCCGAGGGCAatcaaaatgataatattaataatttttttccTCAATTAAGAAGGTCAAGTAGACAAACTAAAACTCCTTCTAAATTTAAAGATTTTATACTTAATCATAATGTTAAGTATAGTCTTAACAACTACTTGAACTATTCTAAATTGGGATCTGAAAATTACTGTTTTGTAACAAGTTTAAACAAAGGTCATGAACCAAATTCATTCATATAG
- the LOC139865738 gene encoding probable xyloglucan glycosyltransferase 12, protein MCLGCFWIRVMKIKPVTKQRLIDVEDGAGDGFFPMVLVQIPMCNEKEVYQQSIEAVCNLNWPKSKILIQVLDDSDDPTTQWLIKEEVHKWKQDGVNIVYRHRVIRDGYKAGNLKSAMSCSYVKDYEFVAIFDADFQPSSDFLKKTVSHFKDNEELGLVQARWSFVNKDENLLTRLQYINLAFHFEVEQQVNGIFLNFFGFNGTAGVWRIKALEDSGGWLERTTVEDMDIAVRAHLHGWKMIFLNDVECQCELPESYEAYRKQQHRWHSGPMQLFRLCLPDIIKSKISIWKKGNLIFLFFLLRKLILPFYSFTLFCIVLSMTMFIPEATLPLLIICYIPVTMSFLNILPAPKSFPFIVPYLLFENTMSVTKFNAMISGLFQLGSAYEWVVTKKSGRSSEGDLISLNEKGPKPKYNSEPDLEEFQQQLKDEEMKAYRKKKHNKVYTKELMLAFLLLTAAVRSLLSAQGIHFYFLLFQGIAFFLVGLDLIGEQVE, encoded by the exons ATGTTGAAGATGGTGCAGGTGATGGGTTTTTTCCTATGGTTCTTGTTCAGATTCCAATGTGTAATGAAAAAGAG GTTTATCAGCAATCAATTGAGGCTGTGTGCAATTTAAATTGGCCaaaatccaagattttaatacaaGTTTTGGATGATTCAGATGACCCAACAACCCAATGGCTGATCAAAGAGGAGGTTCATAAATGGAAACAAGATGGTGTTAATATTGTATACAGACACAGAGTGATTAGAGATGGATATAAAGCTGGTAATCTGAAATCTGCTATGAGCTGTAGTTATGTTAAAGATTACGAATTTGTTGCCATTTTCGATGCCGACTTTCAGCCCTCCTCTGACTTTCTTAAAAAAACCGTCTCTCATTTTAAG GATAATGAGGAATTGGGATTGGTACAAGCACGTTGGTCGTTTGTGAACAAGGATGAGAATTTGTTAACAAGGTTACAATACATCAACTTAGCGTTCCATTTTGAAGTTGAACAACAAGTGAATGGGATTTTCTTGAACTTTTTCGGGTTCAATGGGACAGCTGGCGTATGGAGGATTAAAGCGTTGGAAGATTCTGGTGGGTGGTTAGAAAGGACCACAGTTGAAGATATGGACATTGCAGTTAGAGCTCATCTGCATGGTTGGAAAATGATCTTTCTTAATGATGTAGAG TGCCAATGTGAGTTGCCTGAATCGTACGAAGCCTACAGGAAACAACAACATAGATGGCATTCGGGACCTATGCAGTTGTTTAGACTTTGCTTGCCTGATATTATCAAATCAAAG ATTAGCATTTGGAAGAAAGGAAATCTAATATTTCTCTTTTTTCTACTACGAAAACTCATCCTACCATTTTACTCTTTTACCCTTTTCTGCATTGTACTCTCAATGACGATGTTCATACCCGAAGCCACCCTTCCGTTACTAATCATTTGTTACATCCCCGTTACCATGTCGTTTCTCAACATTCTCCCGGCTCCTAAATCGTTTCCATTTATCGTCCCATACCTTCTCTTTGAAAACACAATGTCCGTTACTAAATTTAATGCCATGATCTCGGGACTTTTTCAACTTGGAAGTGCGTACGAATGGGTTGTCACCAAGAAATCCGGTCGGTCATCAGAAGGCGATCTAATTTCATTAAATGAAAAAGGCCCGAAACCAAAGTATAACTCGGAACCTGATTTGGAGGAGTTTCAACAACAGTTGAAAGATGAAGAAATGAAAGCTTATAGGAAGAAGAAACATAATAAAGTTTATACAAAGGAGTTGATGTTAGCTTTTTTGTTATTGACTGCGGCCGTTCGTAGTCTGTTATCGGCTCAAGGGATTCATTTTTACTTCTTGCTGTTTCAAGGAATTGCATTCTTTCTTGTTGGACTAGATTTGATTGGTGAGCAGGTAGAGTAA